GATGGTCCAGAAGGTTGACGCCCTGGTCGACAACCTGGCCAAGAAGCTCCCACTCGTAGAAAAGAAGGACCAGCCAGCTATAATAGATTCCGAGCTGGCCGCACGTACTCAGGAACCGGCCCCCAGGTCATTGACCAAGCGCCCCACCGACATCGCCGGGTTCGTCTCGGCCGCCGAATTTTCCTCTTCTCCTCAGTTGTCAAAGAGCGAGATCGAGCAGGTGAAAGCGCTCTCGAACAAAACGGTCCAGCGTACGCTCTCGACATTTGAGGAGAGGGTCAAGAAACGAGGTAGATCATAATGGTCAGGAAGATCAGGAATTCGTCAAGATTAGCGATGTACCGCGACGTCTGGGCGCTCAGCACGTCGAACACCGGATATCCAGGTGCATTCCCTGGTGGATTCGTCAAGCGGATCAAGCATCAGGGTTGGTGGGGCAGTGATCGCCTTTGGATGTTCAGCGGGACCTTCAAGGACAAAGAGGGGACCACGATCGACATCAAGCCGGAAGTGCGGCCGGACGTCGTTGCCGACTGCGAGCAGCTCCCCTTCGCCGACCACTCGTTCGACTTCGTGTGCCTCGATCCGCCGTACAGCAAGCTTGAGGCTCGGGAACTCTACGACCTGGACTACTGCAACATCCCCCAGGTAGTGAACGAGGCGGCCAGGGTATGCAAACCGGGCGGCCTGGTCCTTATGCTCCACC
The DNA window shown above is from Methanomassiliicoccales archaeon and carries:
- a CDS encoding methyltransferase domain-containing protein; this encodes MVRKIRNSSRLAMYRDVWALSTSNTGYPGAFPGGFVKRIKHQGWWGSDRLWMFSGTFKDKEGTTIDIKPEVRPDVVADCEQLPFADHSFDFVCLDPPYSKLEARELYDLDYCNIPQVVNEAARVCKPGGLVLMLHRLIPWSGPWENVHKKRLVPIAVVGVYTIAGYTNIRCLSVWRKTETLHDFEIGDLEIASCDPEISREGVMFG